In Juglans regia cultivar Chandler chromosome 13, Walnut 2.0, whole genome shotgun sequence, the DNA window TTGTTTAGCTTACCCAATCCAAGAATTATCATCACGACTCTTCCAATTTTCCCGTAAGTTAGCTTACCCCTCGTGCTGATGTTTTCCAATATCACTTGCTGTAGTAAGTTCTTAGAAATTTCACTCCCTCTCAGAGAAAACATGTTCTCTGCCAATGATTTTCGCCAATCTAGATGAAATACATAGCCAAAGAAAGATTCAGCAGAAAATTTGACAAATCTCTGTAATGCCTTGGCATCTTGGGACCCACAATCCAGATATTTGGATTCCAAAAGAGACTTTGCAACCTCAAATATATGAGTAAGTGATCTACTTTGGCAGAACATGGAGAGGTTATTCTTTAATGAGAGATTATAAAGAGCTTCAAGATTCTCCAAAACCTGCAGGCCAACAGAAAGTATTTCTGAAGACCAGTAACTTCGAGCAGTCGAAGCTAAATGGCGAACATCAATAGAAACCAACTTTCCATTCCGATGAAGGAATCGATTATCTCTCACCCAATCAGCACCAGGGTTGAGCAAAAGATAGATTGTGTTAAGTTCATGGTACTGTCTCCACACTCCCATGTAATTCAAAAAGAAATCTCCATATAAATCTTGGGTTTCAAGACTTCTGAGATACTTGAAAATGTTCACAACATGATCtttccaaaaattccaaaagtGAACAAGTGTTTCTACAGAAATCTGATTTCCAGAGATCATCTGATCCGAATGCTTTATTcgatcaaaaacaaaataatcttCCCACATATACTTTGACGAGTTTGTATGAAGATGAGCATCTATGATTTTTCGAGCAGATATTATTTCACCACAAGCACTCCTATGTCTCTGAGAAGAATTCAAAGAATTTTTCATGACGGACACACTAGTCTTCTCGTTTGATAAAACATCAGCCTCTGTACAAACACAAGCATAGAAGTTGTTGGACTCATTCTTAGCAAATGACTTTGCTTTTGCCAAAAGCTCTTGCTTCTCTGTAAACTGCTTTAAAGGCCAGCCTTTACTTCCAGCTGTCCATAATGAGCTAGACAACACAAAGAGGAGAATTAGCCTGGATGCTTCTTTGAAATTCCCAGCCTTCCCAAGGAGATCAGAAGCTTTTAGAATCTCCCCTCTTAGCTTCGCAATGTTTGCAGCCTCTAAGAAGTTGCCCAATTCTTCTTCCAACAACAAAAGCTCATCAATGCAACCCAGAGGCTTCAAAAACTTGCGCATCAATTCTATGGAATGAAAACCTTTAACAAACCCCATCATAGATCTGTGATCTTTAACCTCATAATAATGAAGAGCACAACCCTCTAGAAATTCTTGTTCAATTTCTCCTTTTACTTTTCCTCTTCTAACCACAACGTCTATAGTTGCATCTTGTTTCCAATACCGAATGTACTCGAAACCCTTGTCAAATAATTTTCCCTTGGCGCAAACTTTTAAACATTCTGGGAAAAAATAGCCCCTAGCATAAACATCAGCTGCAAGTTCATAACATCCAGCAAGAGAAAAGCATTCCCCAGCCTTTTCCAGCTTTGACTCCCCacaattttctaaataaagcCTGCCTGCAACAGTTGGATGTTTGCCaagtcaaaaacaaaaaatctcattaaaacCAAACCACtctcaagttttttttggtGCTCAAGTTAATGTTTCAGCTTCATTCATGTGCAGAAATTTATGGCCAAAAATTCAGAGATTAAATAAAAGGAATTCCAACCCTCACATGACAGGGTTTGTGATATAAGTACTTATATCAACAATTCCATGAAGAACACAGTTGCAATGGAAAAGATGACAAAGTAAACAGTAAAAAGGAATACTTGTGGAGCACATTTTGGCCTCTTACATTCTCCCTCAAATCTTTTAAAATGGTCACTACCCAATGTTGATTCCACCAAAGTGGGGTGGTCCTGAGAGTAGTTTGGATATGGTTCTACTTTCAGTGTTTTTTCCACTAAGGGCGGGCCCCTCTCCAAACTCAAATGTGAACTGGCACTTGACAGTTTGAGACTTTACCATTCCACTAGACAATGACTTTGCTCGGAATTATTTCTATAATGTCAAAAGCTTCCAATAACAGAAAAGGTTCTAATTCAACTCTAAGACAGATTGAGGTTTTAAGATGCATTAtacattgcaaaaaaaattaacagcaAGACTAGAACCCAAACACCACAAGCACATGGTAGGTTATATTTGATGAGTTTCATAGAATCCAATGTATACCTGCTCTTTCATACTGCCCCAACTCACAAAAACAACGGGCAGCAGAATCACACATCCCTATTGCTTCAAATATATCAGCTGCTTCCCTAAGTATAACATTTGCTGCTTCAGGATTCAAATGCCGCGTTCGGTCAGCCTTGGCTCTATGGCCAGCAGCCTTAGATCTTCTTTCCCAATAAGTATCTCCGGCTCTTTCAAAGCACATTGTTGCTCTTTCATAGTTACAATCATGATATAGCTGTACAGATAAAAGAATTAGATATCCATAGAGAGGTAATTATGTttgcagaaaagaaaaaaaaaataaggtgtCAATAGATCCTCCATGCCCTCATTCACAAGTATTACAATTGCAagataaaagtaataatttcCATAGCAGAACTCAATAACAATGACCGTATCATCTTCATCATTGCCTAGCTATTAATTTGGGTAACAATCAAAGCCTATGATACTACCACAAACGAATATTCTGATCATTCCTTCACCATGATATTCTCCATGCAATAACCTAAGGTTTTCCAGTCACAATCGGAGCAGAAGAACTTTTAATAATAGAGGGCCAAAAACAATGACATAATATAAAGTACCGGTAGGAGTAGTAGAGTTAGTTTGGGAAAAAATTACGTCTatgaaactataaaaataaacagtcTGATAGTTCCTTCATCATGATTTTTCCTATGAAATAACCTTAGGTTTTTGAGTCACAATAGGagcaaaatatattcataaacaGTGGAGTGATAACCTTCATGCCCCTTGACCTCCACTCCTCTGAACTGCTAGCAACTTGCATTGCCTGAGCAAGTGAATCGTCCAGTTGTCTGACTTGGACAAGACACTTTTTCTTCCAATATTCAAACATAGGTTTGCAGAACTCCTCTGTACTCTCACAAATCCACAATCTCTGCCTTGTTCGTGTGACAGCTACATAAAGTTGCTTTAGTTCTGAGCACAAGACATTGTGTTTGGTGGAAAAGGTGCTAGGTGAAGTTGAGTCGAGCAAATCGTATTCCttcatatattcatatattaccCTCCATTTATTTTCCAAAGGTGATGAGCCAAAAAAGTTGTACAACAATACATCCTGCGCAAGGACAACATAAGAATCACCAAAAACCAGGAAAATATGGCTCATTACTGTTTAAGAAAATGGACCCTAGCTTAAACATGTGACGTGACAATTTTTAATATGTAGACATGATGCACagaaatatgcattttaagattttgctccgtttggatgttgaggtgaACTAATATCATTTGatccaaattctaaatattacttaaatataaatatttttcaatttaaaatcttcaactttttcatctaatcattacaatttcctcaaattttcaaaaaaaaaaatcaacttttttaaatctcaaaacaaaaattatattaaaaaattatattttaataatattttaactttataatatttttcttcaagtttttctctctccttttccaaatctcataaaacatcttaactcaaactatttcactactattcacagatttctcatttcatttcatctcaacatccaaacgataTCTCTGTCTCTGCATAAGACCTACAATAAAAGTCcaatcatatattaaaaagGTTATTTCAAAGCAATAGCTTTATTCATTGAGAATTCAACAATAAAATAGGCTAATGAAACTCCCAATGCTAATCAACTCAATGTAAAccaataaatcaaataaataaacatgcacAATAACCACCTGAAACTCAAGGCCCTTACACTCCACAATAGTTAGAACAAGAGCTTGCTTCCCAACATATTTGGCAACTTCCTTCCGAGCAGAATCATCCCGTACCAATATTACCTGCTCCGCACCAAAGCCAACAATACTTGCTCCACTATTTCCATTATTTCCAAAAATAGTGATGATTGCATTTTCATTGCTCCCTGATTCAAGCAAAATCGGAGCTTCTCCATACACAAGACTATTCTCAGGCTCCAAAACATCAATCGATTGAGGAAAGAAATGATATAGAAGTTCAATAACACTGTGTGCTAGTTTGAGAACCCCATCATGAGTACGGAAGTTCTGGCTCAGATGGAAAATATTTGACAttattcctttttcttctcttttattaTGACCACTGCTTTTTGATTCCAGTAGAAACTTCTTGTAGAATAGAGATCGTATATCCTGGAACCTAAAATCAATTCCCCTTGAAATAGTTTGTGCTGTATCACCGGAGAAAACAAAACCTTCTTCAACATTTTTGCAGATATATTTGAATAACGCAATTTGGCTCAATGTAAGATCCTGAACCTCATCTATGTatacaaaatcaattttatCACCATTGTAGCTTCCAATTCTCAAACGACGATGTAGATCTATCACAAGATCAGCTAGATCAAActcaccattttttttcttcatcttttcataattttgaaaGAGCTcatatattatttctctctcctgtCTACTTAAACTGGAAACACGGCTATTTGATAGTAAAAGATAATCGTCACGACTGAGCTTACCATCACCTTCCTCTACAGCTTGTGGGCCACcttttatatgagaaataatcTCAGTGAAAACTCTGGAAGAGTCAAGCTTTGTAATTAGCTTGGCATTGAAATGGGGCCAGTATGATAAACTAAACCTCTCATAATTAACTTCCTTCAACTTTATAAAGGTCTCTAACGCAACTGATCTACCACCAACTCGACCAGGATTAAGTTTTCTCACTTCATGGAATCTTTCAAAGTAGGAATTGCCCACAGTTCCATCAAGCATCatcagaaatttatgaaatgttATCACAAGAGGATAGGACATGGTAGGAACACCAACAAAAGAATCTGGGATGTCCTTGAATTGAACTGCATCgtcaaaatcatcaatatcatttgaACTGGTACCTTTAGAGCAATCACCATCACAGACAgagctacaaaaaaaaaaaagtcataaaagGCTCATAGTGAAATCCTTGAACAACTTTATTGCCAAAAACAAATAGTGCTTATTCACAGGATGTTTTGTTGTAAGACGAGCTGAATTTTTTAGCCAGAAACTAAATATTGGGATCGATACCCTTTGCATGCTCAAACCACCAAGATTTTTACACTTTGTTCCCCAAATTACCAACACTGACATATTGCACCCTCAAACTATGAAAACTTAATACTTCTCACTATTTCTTAAGATCTAATTATCAAGATTGTGCCACTTCACCGATTACTTCCCTTTTatctatcaattaaaaaacAGTGTGAAGTGTCAATATTTGGTAGCTTGAGGGTGTAATGAGTCGGTTTTCATAGTTTGGGGTGCAAAATGCAAAACCCATGATAGTTCAAGGGTGCAAATTCTATTTGTCCCCAAGATGTTAGAAGTTATAATATATCCCCCTTGTTTTGtactaacaaaataaaagacTTAGAAGTTATAAGCCTAATACCCAATTCCCACAGATTTGAAAGCTAAAAATTATATGGAGAAACACTACaacatagataaaaaaaataaaaaataaaaaataaaaagaataataagatGTTGTATAGTTACatccaatatatataacattttttttatcaagaaatTACATCCAGTATTCAAAGTTGTACTAAATCAAAGAATAAATCCAGTATATATACTTGTATAAAGTCAAGAAGTAAACAACATAAGATGTACATGAAATTTGGTATGAAAGTTTAGCTTGAATTTAACTTATGAACAACATTTTAACATAAATCAgccagccaaaaaaaaaaaaactggaaggGATCCATGGTTTATTGAGATTTATATGCATCCAAGCACAAGTTCCTTTAGAAATTACTCAAAACACCATCAAATACTGTGAAAACTGAGTTTCATAGTTTCTAATAAAAATCAAGCTAAGAGATCCAAAAAAACTAAACTTCCCCAAACTCAATGGAACTAGTGTCTCATGAATTCACGTGAGAGTACTATCAAGTAAACTATGCACCTTTTCAACTGAGAAACGTGTTGTGTGACCTGTAGTTTGACAGCATAACACAGTTTATGGCTCACTGTCACAAAAAGCTGGTGCAATAGAGTTCTCTTCGTTTCCACCAATGTCTCCTCAACCTCATTCTCTGGGCTATGCACAAGGTTATCGCTCTCCACACCGTAAAATAATTCTGTTGCCATCTGGAACaccttttctttctctaataACTTCCTAATCAAAACAGTGGTTTTCCCAGTACCTGACCGTGCAAGTATAAAAGCACTTCTAGGGAAAATGATTATCTCCTGCTCTTGGTCAGTTACTTCAAATGGAAGATCCAATTCACCACTATCCTTGTTTGAAAGCAACTGACCCACTACACCAAATGAGAAAGAGTAGAATTTCATCAGCATCCAACTCTCACTAACCTTTGCATTCTCAACGTAACTTCTACCATCAGAAGCGCAACCAACTaaatcactctcattttcactatCAGCAACATTCCTAATCCGTACAATATCAAAAGAGCTTGACCAACTCTTTGGAACTTCCAAATCCCTAagcaaaaataaccaaaaaaagtTAAACCGCTTCAAAAGTCAATATATAACAATGTTATTCTTGCAAATTTAGCAATATCTTTAAAGATTTTCTAAAATGCAAATGAGCATACATACCTCTCAAGACATTTCTCTTTGCAGCGATTAATAAAGTCATCTGTATATTTCCCAAACATGCTATCAAGCCGTTTGATTAATTTTGGAATTTCCTCTGCAGGTAATATATCCCAGACCTTCAAAACTTGATAGTACATCAGTTCCTTTACTTCGTCACTCCATTCCATTCTGATGTCATTTGCACAAACAATATAAAGATCTTCAACCTTAAATTGCTTTATGATCTGTGAAGAACTTCCACAAACTGGATCTGACCTTCCCTTTTTGGGTCTCCAGCCCTGGGAAAGTTTATGCAGAAGTCCTATAACCAAGTTTTTTCTCGTTACAgacttcaattttttaaatgatttcagAAAATTATCACTGAAAAGAACCTGTTGGaaaggggaaaagaaagaataaataaaatttaataagaaAAGCTACATGACCCAATCATGAAAGAGTGTCAACACTGGCACTAGTCAGAATTGAAAAAAGGAGTATAGTTTGTAATGAAAGCATAACTATTGAATGTCAAATACCTTCCACCTAGCACTTCTGAAAAGTATGCTATCTCCATTCAGCAAATCATCAAATTGTTCAAACTCTCTCTTCACATCTAAAAGTGCTTTGCGTAAATCCTCGTCTTCATCAGCATTAAAGAAACACTGACGTTTCTTAGCATCAAGGACTAAGTCTTCCCAGATAGAGTCACTATTACCTTCATTTCCCAAGATCCATAGACAGTGCCTGAAAGGAATTATGGGGAAACTGATATTTTCACCATACATGTGAATATGGAAACAAAAGTAAACTTTCGAGAAGAGTTTACAATATCTTACCTCGCCCTGGTAAGAGCAACATTCGTTCTCTGAGGATTCGATAAGAACCCAATTGATGCATACCTATTAGATCTCACagttgatattattattatgtccTCCTCCCCACCCTGGAACCCATCAACTGACTTCACCTTCACTGCGAACCCATCAGTATTAACATACTTCCTGCTAAGTCTGTCCTGAATTGCAACTACTTGAGCTGCATAAGGAGATATTACACCAATACAGAGCTTCTGTCTTGAACCAACCCAAGCTTTTCTCAAagcaaaatccaaaaacaaagaaaaaaatatatcaaaaacagAAGTTAATTATAGGTGAAACCAGGACGTTTAACTACCGGTTTATCTTAGGGAAGAAGTTCCATTATCAAGAGTTCTAGAAAGTAGACCACATGGAAGGATAAAGATACAATGTGACAATTCTTAGTTACAGAAACATGCATTTTacagtattttaaataatttatcaaatttatgttttcttctttcgGACTTGATTAAATTTTCCAGGACTCATAAGATAATGTCTAAAAAATATCCTACTTCAGAGTGTAAAAGTTTCCCATTCGTTACAGTGCAATAAAGGCTAAAACATTCAGTCACTTTGACAAACCTCATCAACTTccacctttttattttatctaaggAATTAGAGATCAAACAAATCAACTTATACAGAAATCAAATTAATGACTTAGATGTGCTGCATCTACAAATATAACCTTGCTATAGGATTAGACATCTTTCTCTATAAAAGATAAAGCCAAATGTGAAATAACCCAGAAGCTGAATAGAAACTGATTAGACTAGATGTCAGAATCAAAGAATATCTTGATATGGTCAAAAGAACACTAGACTTCAAATGTAGTCACCTTTGTATAAATTGTGCAATATTTTCATGACAACAGCAACTTCGACCAGGTTTCTCCAACCATACCCAACATCACCTTGTTCTTCTCTTCCATCtactatatttataaaagaatatgtACCGAACATTCGACCTGGAAGGTAGTGCTTTTCATAGCCTTTTCTTTTAACATTCGGAGCATCTAAGATCCGGTTGCAATAAGATTTCAAATTTGGGAAAGAACTTATAGACGGATGCATTCGATACTGTATATTAAGAAGATGCTTCGAGTGACCCAGTAAGATCATTCTCTCAAATAGACTCCTCCCAAAGCCAGCTTCGCTAGAAATCTATAAGTAGATTTTAAAATGACATTAagcaagaggaaaaaaaaaaaaaaaagggggaaaagtCAAATTCCAACAAAGGGAGCACTAAGTAAGACAACCAAATAGGATTTACACACATTGCTTTCAACCATTGCTGGTAGTTGGCACTCATCCCCAACCAGAATAGCACGTCTTAAACCTGGAAGTTGAAGGGGTATGGCTGACTCACACTCCTTTAATTGTGCAGCTTCATCAATAACCAGAATGCTCAGTGGTTTCATTGCAACCGAATGCAGTTTGTAAGAACTTGAAGCAGTGCATAAAAGTAAGGAAGCCGCTTGAAGACAAAAATCCATTACTGATTCTTTGTTCATACCCATTGGAAGCTCAAGTTCATTAAATGAACCCTGAAGAGTTTTTAGAACAGAAAGGCATTCTCTTCTCCTTGCTTGCAACTGGAAGGGTATATCCATAAGTGGCTGCAAAGTATCTCCAACTACttctaaacaagaaaaaagCTCCTCCAGCACTTCAGACTCCACACTATCTTGAAACAGTAAGGTTTCAAAAGACTCAAGTAGGCCAATTAGAGAAATCATGTTTTGGAAATTGCTTTGAGTGTAACTTTTGGGTAAATGTGTACAGAAGACTAGAAAACAATTTTTGAGTGGTGATGAAATAGAAACGAATCTTTTTCTCACAAAATCAAGAAATGACTTGTACTTCTCGTTGCTAGCATCAGTTTCCTCCCAGCTTTCCTCTttgatctctttttctttgctcttttctctctctattttagaTTCATTTTCCAAGAGCATGTGATACTGAGAAACACAATCCTCAAGAAGATCAATCATTGAATCAAAACAATGCCTCCAACCAGTCCGATGTCCCAAGCATTCTGTAAGCCTTTGGACCCGATGATCTAAATATATCTCTTCAATGTCTAAACCAAGTTTGAGTCGCTCCTTATTCCCAAACAAAAGAATATCTCCCAATGAGCAAAACGAACCGTCAGTTTCAAGCGATTCTTTCACCAACTCTGTTATGCCCGAGGCCACTCTTGTAATTGCAACTTCTGTTGGGGCACAGGTAAGAGTTCTATATCCCATTCTAAAAAAGGATAAGAGCAGATTACTAATGAGTTTTGTTTTCCCTGTACCGGGCGGGCCCCATATAAGTTCCACTTCCGTCTTGTGGCTGCAATGCATCTTACGAAGACATGCCAGAAATGTCTGGGTTTGGGGTTCATTCAGTTTAGAATTTATACTGGTCCCAAATTTCTCATGCCAGCTGCCATCACTCTCTGCAGAGCAGAGATCACAATCTTCCTCAATCTGTTTTGCAACATCAGAGAGGGAAAATAATCGAACCAAGAATCAACAGCAATTCTCAGTAAGACAAATAAATTCAGAAAACCAAAAGCAAGGAAATACTAGAATTCAGTAAGCAAGGcattataaataatgattaacATATTAAACTCACCATTTTCTATCAGTTTAACTTTCAGGAAAACTCCACATTTAATATCAAACTCCCATCGTAAAAACTCAAACCATACTTTCCCAACAGCTTTAGGGGACGGCAATCGTAAAAAGTTGTGGTATCaagtttttctatttatattactTCAAAAGTAAAACATTTTGTCTCAGATTATAAAAACAGTGCTGATCCATGCTGTACATTTATTAAGTCCACTTTCACTGAATGTCCACTTCATAATAATTGGAGATTTCCATGTTACGTTAGGATGTATGCCTTACTCAGAATTATTATAACTACAAAATTCATCCCAAAATTACTTACCAAAGAATTAGTGCACAAAACTTTCTTGATAATCTGTAGATTTCCCGGCATGTGCAATGCTTTCCATATTCTCTTGTTAGGGATTGTATTTATCAAGAAAATCACAAACCAAGATTTATGGTTCCCAGCGTCAACTTCAATGTCTTCCAGTGCCAGTACTTTGACTTTAAATCTGGTTGATGGGCTATCATCCTCATGCACATCCTCTGGAATTTTGGTGACAGCTACAAAAGCCCATTGCCTTCCTATTCTTTGCAAATCAGAAACATCCTCGGGTTTGGCATCTGCTAAAACAAATACATCTCCGGGCAATGTCTTGTAAGGCTCCTGGCCACGAACAGTGACTTTGTTTCTCCATTCATCAACCTCAACGTCATACAATTTTGTTCCATATGCCTTAGATTCAGAAAATGCAATTACTTTAGCAAAAGGGGCTCTTGAAATAGTCTTCATACTCGAATGAAGTTGTGCACGAGTTTCTTCCAGTAAGGGGTAAACATATGACCCAAAATACTGGCCAACTGATTCAAAGGATTGTGGAATCTTTTCCACCTGTAATTATGAAACAAGAATTCAATCAAAATAGAGTGCCAAACAAACTTCTTGGACGTCAAAAAGCTCATCCCAATAATCCAATTCTActatattttccaagaaaactcTGATTGATTATCAATATCGATCAACTACTTTGCTAACATGGGGTATTCGGCAGATATGTCGACTAAATCAATTCCTCTGCTCAGGTTCAACTATGGAGGAGACGCCCTTGGAGATTCTATGGTGTTACGCTTGGCGCAATCCAAGCTGTTGAACCTTGACTCAAATTcctatttaaattcatctctaaattgACTTTCCTTTTATATGAGAACTAGAGTAAAAGAATGAACTGTTACCGTATACAATTTTAGGAATTTATACAATTTAGAACTCTCTTAATATTAGCTGTACAGATTATCTTACGATGTTGAATATTAGGAATCAGTTAGACTCCGTGTATAGCATATACTTCCATGTATAGATGGAATTTACGATACAATGAAAGGGGCTGAACTCACAGGGTTAAGTTTTTCCAACAAAGTTCTCTGAGCATTCTCGGTTTCTTAGcaatttgacatggtatcaagagcaggTTCATAGTTTTACTGCCAtctacgattttttttttttcctttctcggGTTGGCCTTTCGTATGATTCTCGGTGTCATCTTTCTGGTCACTTTCGGCACCTTCTGAGGCTTTCTTGTGAATTTTCGGCGCCATCTGAGTGCTTCTTGCGATTTTGGAGCTGTCTGAGTTGgtttttggagttttttgtgCTGCTCGGCGCAGCCACTGGGAATTATTGTCGGTTTCTTGTGCTTTTTGGTTCTTTTcggttttttgtgtttttttggcTCTTTTCGGCGCAGAAACTGGGACTTTTTCTATTAaggaatatttttctaatttttaaaatctttaagttgATTATTCAAATATTGTTTATGCTAATATTTCCGTTGCAACTCTCTCATTTAAGCAGTGCATGAAATAAGCAAGAGAGATCAATTCTTGATGACGCTCCGTTCTGATTTTGAAAGTGCACATTCTAATCTGATGAATCATCATCCTGTATCATCTCTGGATGCCTGTTTGAGTGATTTTC includes these proteins:
- the LOC108992280 gene encoding uncharacterized protein LOC108992280 isoform X2; this translates as MKTISRAPFAKVIAFSESKAYGTKLYDVEVDEWRNKVTVRGQEPYKTLPGDVFVLADAKPEDVSDLQRIGRQWAFVAVTKIPEDVHEDDSPSTRFKVKVLALEDIEVDAGNHKSWFVIFLINTIPNKRIWKALHMPGNLQIIKKVLCTNSLIEEDCDLCSAESDGSWHEKFGTSINSKLNEPQTQTFLACLRKMHCSHKTEVELIWGPPGTGKTKLISNLLLSFFRMGYRTLTCAPTEVAITRVASGITELVKESLETDGSFCSLGDILLFGNKERLKLGLDIEEIYLDHRVQRLTECLGHRTGWRHCFDSMIDLLEDCVSQYHMLLENESKIEREKSKEKEIKEESWEETDASNEKYKSFLDFVRKRFVSISSPLKNCFLVFCTHLPKSYTQSNFQNMISLIGLLESFETLLFQDSVESEVLEELFSCLEVVGDTLQPLMDIPFQLQARRRECLSVLKTLQGSFNELELPMGMNKESVMDFCLQAASLLLCTASSSYKLHSVAMKPLSILVIDEAAQLKECESAIPLQLPGLRRAILVGDECQLPAMVESNISSEAGFGRSLFERMILLGHSKHLLNIQYRMHPSISSFPNLKSYCNRILDAPNVKRKGYEKHYLPGRMFGTYSFINIVDGREEQGDVGYGWRNLVEVAVVMKILHNLYKAWVGSRQKLCIGVISPYAAQVVAIQDRLSRKYVNTDGFAVKVKSVDGFQGGEEDIIIISTVRSNRYASIGFLSNPQRTNVALTRARHCLWILGNEGNSDSIWEDLVLDAKKRQCFFNADEDEDLRKALLDVKREFEQFDDLLNGDSILFRSARWKVLFSDNFLKSFKKLKSVTRKNLVIGLLHKLSQGWRPKKGRSDPVCGSSSQIIKQFKVEDLYIVCANDIRMEWSDEVKELMYYQVLKVWDILPAEEIPKLIKRLDSMFGKYTDDFINRCKEKCLERDLEVPKSWSSSFDIVRIRNVADSENESDLVGCASDGRSYVENAKVSESWMLMKFYSFSFGVVGQLLSNKDSGELDLPFEVTDQEQEIIIFPRSAFILARSGTGKTTVLIRKLLEKEKVFQMATELFYGVESDNLVHSPENEVEETLVETKRTLLHQLFVTVSHKLCYAVKLQVTQHVSQLKSSVCDGDCSKGTSSNDIDDFDDAVQFKDIPDSFVGVPTMSYPLVITFHKFLMMLDGTVGNSYFERFHEVRKLNPGRVGGRSVALETFIKLKEVNYERFSLSYWPHFNAKLITKLDSSRVFTEIISHIKGGPQAVEEGDGKLSRDDYLLLSNSRVSSLSRQEREIIYELFQNYEKMKKKNGEFDLADLVIDLHRRLRIGSYNGDKIDFVYIDEVQDLTLSQIALFKYICKNVEEGFVFSGDTAQTISRGIDFRFQDIRSLFYKKFLLESKSSGHNKREEKGIMSNIFHLSQNFRTHDGVLKLAHSVIELLYHFFPQSIDVLEPENSLVYGEAPILLESGSNENAIITIFGNNGNSGASIVGFGAEQVILVRDDSARKEVAKYVGKQALVLTIVECKGLEFQDVLLYNFFGSSPLENKWRVIYEYMKEYDLLDSTSPSTFSTKHNVLCSELKQLYVAVTRTRQRLWICESTEEFCKPMFEYWKKKCLVQVRQLDDSLAQAMQVASSSEEWRSRGMKLYHDCNYERATMCFERAGDTYWERRSKAAGHRAKADRTRHLNPEAANVILREAADIFEAIGMCDSAARCFCELGQYERAGRLYLENCGESKLEKAGECFSLAGCYELAADVYARGYFFPECLKVCAKGKLFDKGFEYIRYWKQDATIDVVVRRGKVKGEIEQEFLEGCALHYYEVKDHRSMMGFVKGFHSIELMRKFLKPLGCIDELLLLEEELGNFLEAANIAKLRGEILKASDLLGKAGNFKEASRLILLFVLSSSLWTAGSKGWPLKQFTEKQELLAKAKSFAKNESNNFYACVCTEADVLSNEKTSVSVMKNSLNSSQRHRSACGEIISARKIIDAHLHTNSSKYMWEDYFVFDRIKHSDQMISGNQISVETLVHFWNFWKDHVVNIFKYLRSLETQDLYGDFFLNYMGVWRQYHELNTIYLLLNPGADWVRDNRFLHRNGKLVSIDVRHLASTARSYWSSEILSVGLQVLENLEALYNLSLKNNLSMFCQSRSLTHIFEVAKSLLESKYLDCGSQDAKALQRFVKFSAESFFGYVFHLDWRKSLAENMFSLRGSEISKNLLQQVILENISTRGKLTYGKIGRVVMIILGLGKLNNDLNEKILKLFDGIDENPPWKIFIQNLCGNVDISFPHATVPDNISKSPREWSLLFRLHEALKDTYNANWMKENDYISPGCFVYLLERLLILASSFHGYFITSKSSFVEWFIYKEVDNSPNSTFVSEVQPFLGGIYESIINFVRQLLCNKTDTLEWIRRSNIYARDYYPLLVFRLVAIICLVYLNSGSFLDSLSELLGRSYITEQLPSEFYDVLRRRRKHLHMNVNVLAEAFKKVHNPLVIVSLGKNCSQFLCPDAIFVDMTAKQSWEDMLRVLRLQAVEASRGQIGAIEVGAINSCGEVLSLDSYDHGGYKLAPSNLAVQGDLNNIIGIKLPINYGYVWDRFKASKPQEIGGDPRCMLKNDQAMKVNVGECIHLLSIIMHECRQMNIYHKRENLLKEVAGMLKELNLLCVALDAREPQPGHNISTIGELSKRLQSRRQHVKPFLNQLFLQLGMIHPVETLLDRSNITEQLSSEFYDVFRRGGQHLHMNVIVLSEAFKKVHNPLVIVSLGKNCLQFFCLDAIFVDMTAKQSWEDMLRVLCLRTIEASRGQIGAIEVGATNACGEVLSLDSYDQGGYTLASSNLAVQGDLNNIIGIKLPVNYSYFWDIFEALKRLEIGGDPRCMMENDQAMKVNLGEFIHLLSIIMRECRRMNIYHEHENLLKEVAGMLKELNLLSVDAREPRPGSNISTIGELYKRLQSRRQHVEPFLNQNQICNQSRVEQHHLTKINSKISSKDLRSFGGIENLSETQIASTSDIPSGRNISKLLIFGGAAAVLACSLDWGLLTKAIIFGVQKVCKFRKRP